DNA sequence from the Nicotiana tomentosiformis chromosome 3, ASM39032v3, whole genome shotgun sequence genome:
ATTGTCAGTATGCTTAGCACTATATAATGCAGTGGAGTCATATGCATTTGCATTTACAGTGGGAGAATGTCCTAACACACCACCAGCAGTAGCAGCTACAACTTTTTGACTCTCATGACTCATGAGCATAACATAAGATTGATTCACTGTAGGTAGGGACTTCATCATAAGAATTTGACTATGAGCTTATGAGTAAGAGTCATTTAAGCCCATTAGGAATTGATACACCTTTTGTTTTCGTAGATGCACAATAAACTTTTTTATCTTGACACAGTTAAAACCAGGAGTGGGTACTATAGACTCAGATTTATCCCAGAGATCTTTGAGCTTGGAGTAATAAACAGAAATAGATGCAGTACCTTGGCTCAAAGTGGCAATTTCTTTGTGCAGATTGTAGCAACGCGTATCATTCACCTTATCAAATCGTTCTTGCAGATCCATCAACACTGTCTGAGCACTGGCAGCATATGCAATGCCACTAATTAAGGTCGGAGCAATTGAATTCATCAGCCACGACAACACAATCGCATTGCACTTTTCCCATTAATCGCTTACTAACTAATTAATCGACTATACATAAATAGACTGAACTGCCCTCATACCCAAGTCATTCATTTCTTCTCAACAATTAGGTTACTAACAGATTCTTATAAAGCTACAAACAAAAATTTAACTGGACCTTGTAAATAATCTAAGGtcataataataaaataacaagGTAGGGGTATGAATTGCGTATACATTATCCTTCTCAAATCTCAGTTAtacgatgtaacgacccgacttgtcgttttaagaattaatgcctcgttcagtaacttaaggtctagagcagtttcgcaatatgtattatgaaccGCGGGTgcggtcgagtttgaattactgaagattcataattaaattaaaagaaacaatccttatttaaaagcttaaatggaaagacttgaccggagagttaacttttgagaaaat
Encoded proteins:
- the LOC138908018 gene encoding uncharacterized protein gives rise to the protein MNSIAPTLISGIAYAASAQTVLMDLQERFDKVNDTRCYNLHKEIATLSQGTASISVYYSKLKDLWDKSESIVPTPGFNCVKIKKFISLPTVNQSYVMLMSHESQKVVAATAGGVLGHSPTVNANAYDSTALYSAKHTDNPKFRKNYNVQCEFCN